In Macadamia integrifolia cultivar HAES 741 chromosome 12, SCU_Mint_v3, whole genome shotgun sequence, the following are encoded in one genomic region:
- the LOC122056992 gene encoding farnesylcysteine lyase-like, giving the protein MEKKNRKEREREREREREGESSSESMVSALIFCLLFVLCTKSTQAIASLEPSPSSSVCIIGSGIAGSSVAHFLRRYSTGDPLLPTINGIRIFERNRIVGGRMATVSIGGDTFEAGASIIHPKNYHALNFTKSLNLRIKEPSSDSSESSLGIWDGTQFVFKTIISNPKSPLYNKIVSIVNSLLIFFRYGFSLYKMQSFVDNTVGSFLKYYTDLASRPVFESVDEMLKWSGLYGLTRRTLQEELVDVGLSPRLMSELITVITRINYGQSLAISGLAGAVSMAGSDAGLWSVEGGNWKIAAGLINSSDVTLHLNEEIESITHLGDYYELNSTKGNSYACEITIVATPLDELNIQFQPPISIPKRKLQHTHTTFVRGLLNPAYFGLLYVSEIPELVGTIEDPDLPFSSISILKKYSEQDMAHKIFSRKPLIDALLDQIFSVRKETIWIDWGAYPHFKAPEVFAPFVLDDLHLYYINAFDNAASTIETGAVAAENVARLILSRLSDRQATSRTPNPKSSAPDEVDLHSEL; this is encoded by the exons ATGGaaaagaagaacagaaaagaaagagagagagagagagagagagagagagagggagagagttccAGTGAAAGTATGGTGTCAgctcttattttctgtttactCTTCGTGTTATGTACTAAATCTACTCAAGCCATAGCTTCGCTTGAACCATCTCCCTCCTCTAGTGTTTGCATTATCGGAAGCGGCATCGCCGGCTCATCCGTCGCCCATTTCCTCCGCCGCTATTCAACCGGTGATCCTTTGCTCCCTACTATCAATGGTATTCGAATCTTTGAACGCAACCGAATCGTCGGAGGAAGGATGGCTACAGTTTCTATTGGTGGAGACACTTTCGAGGCTGGAGCATCTATTATTCATCCCAAGAACTACCACGCTTTGAATTTTACCAAATCTCTTAATCTGCGCATCAAGGAGCCCTCTTCTGATTCATCAGAGTCCTCTTTGGGCATTTGGGATGGTACCCAGTTCGTCTTTAAGACCATTATTTCCAATCCCAAGTCCCCTTTGTACAACAAGATTGTATCCATCGTCAATTCACTCCTCATCTTCTTCAGATACGGATTTTCACTGTACAAAATGCAGAGTTTTGTTGAT AATACTGTGGGTTCTTTCTTAAAGTACTACACGGATTTGGCTTCTCGACCTGTTTTTGAAAGCGTGGACGAGATGCTCAAATGGTCGGGTCTGTATGGGCTCACTCGTCGGACGTTGCAAGAGGAGTTAGTTGATGTCGGCCTCTCTCCACGACTCATGTCTGAACTTATCACT GTGATTACAAGAATTAATTATGGTCAAAGTTTAGCCATCAGTGGACTTGCTGGGGCAGTTTCCATGGCTGGCTCTGATGCAGGGTTATGGTCGGTTGAAGGAGGAAACTGGAAAATTGCTGCTGGGCTCATAAATAGTTCAGATGTTACATTGCACCTCAATGAAGAGATAGAATCTATTACCCATCTGGGGGACTATTATGAGCTTAACTCCACTAAAGGAAATAGTTATGCTTGTGAAATCACAATAGTTGCTACGCCATTGGATGAGTTGAATATTCAGTTTCAGCCTCCTATTTCGATTCCTAAGAGGAAGTTACAGCACACGCATACCACCTTTGTGAGGGGCCTCTTAAACCCT GCATACTTTGGCCTACTTTATGTGTCAGAAATTCCAGAACTTGTGGGCACTATTGAGGATCCTGATCTCCCTTTCTCCAGCATTTCTATCCTCAAAAAATACAGCGAGCAGGACATGGCACACAAGATATTCTCACGTAAGCCATTGATAGATGCATTACTTGACCAAATATTCAG TGTTAGAAAGGAAACAATCTGGATAGACTGGGGTGCATATCCTCATTTCAAGGCTCCAGAAGTGTTTGCACCATTTGTCTTGGATGATCTGCATTTGTACTATATTAATGCCTTCGACAATGCAGCAAGCACCATAGAGACTGGTGCTGTCGCTGCGGAAAATGTTGCCCGTCTCATTCTATCCAGGCTTTCTGATAGGCAGGCAACTTCAAGAACACCAAATCCTAAGAGCTCTGCCCCTGATGAAGTGGATTTGCATTCTGAGCTCTGA